A genomic segment from Leptolyngbya boryana PCC 6306 encodes:
- a CDS encoding GumC family protein — protein MENQTIPSAISQNGKKSPLPEYLQNSVSSEVGEESGQLFDVLLRRLVLIAGVTAATTAATWAITWNQPSTYESGFQLLIEPVNRQTQQTREPLTTNEKDGIDYATQVQVLQSPKLLQPIVAQINTRYPDISYGELIANLRVEHLEDTKLIQVAYVSPDPERAKFILEKVADGYLRYSQKERESNLSYGITFVDRQIAETRRRVDSLQRQLQAFRQQNNFIAPESLAGQVSSQIQSLSQQKLDTDKQVAEMQRQYNSLQEREGAMSALAGDAAYQRVLDKLRELESKLAIESTRFQDDNAEIRVLRQQRDSLLPVLRQEAQRVMGRQGQYRRDQNCPENRQGQ, from the coding sequence ATGGAAAACCAGACCATCCCCTCAGCGATCTCCCAAAATGGCAAAAAGTCGCCACTCCCTGAGTATTTGCAAAACTCAGTATCTTCCGAAGTGGGAGAGGAGTCCGGACAGCTTTTTGACGTATTACTGCGCAGGCTCGTTCTGATTGCTGGTGTGACGGCAGCAACCACCGCAGCAACTTGGGCAATCACGTGGAATCAGCCTTCGACTTATGAGAGTGGATTTCAACTCTTGATCGAGCCAGTGAATCGGCAAACTCAGCAGACTCGTGAACCCCTCACCACCAACGAAAAAGATGGGATCGACTATGCGACTCAAGTTCAAGTGTTGCAAAGTCCAAAACTGCTCCAACCGATCGTCGCTCAGATCAACACTCGTTATCCCGACATCTCTTATGGTGAACTCATAGCCAACCTTAGGGTCGAGCACCTAGAGGATACCAAGCTGATCCAAGTGGCTTATGTGAGTCCAGATCCTGAGCGTGCCAAATTTATTTTAGAGAAAGTAGCAGACGGCTATTTAAGGTACAGCCAGAAAGAGCGCGAAAGTAATTTGAGTTATGGCATTACTTTCGTGGATCGCCAAATTGCAGAGACGCGCAGACGAGTCGATAGCTTACAACGACAACTGCAAGCTTTCCGACAGCAGAACAACTTTATTGCGCCAGAGTCTTTAGCTGGACAGGTCAGTAGTCAAATTCAGTCACTTTCTCAGCAAAAACTCGATACCGATAAGCAAGTTGCCGAAATGCAGCGGCAGTACAATAGCCTGCAAGAGCGTGAAGGAGCAATGTCCGCCCTAGCAGGTGATGCAGCCTATCAAAGAGTTCTGGATAAGCTGCGTGAGTTAGAGAGTAAACTCGCGATTGAATCGACTCGATTTCAGGACGATAATGCTGAGATTCGGGTACTTCGCCAGCAGCGAGATAGTTTATTACCCGTATTGCGTCAAGAAGCTCAGCGTGTTATGGGTAGACAAGGGCAGTACCGAAGAGATCAGAATTGCCCTGAGAATAGGCAAGGTCAGTGA
- a CDS encoding IS110 family transposase — translation MCVCMDCAAQTQEHCVIGARPEAIEAWAMQLRVRYGGQPIAVCLEQKRGPLIYALCKYEFLVLYSVNPQTVSKYRQVFTPSRAKDDPTDAALQVELLRKHRDKLTVWQPASPMLRKLQALVEWRRTLIEDIGRTTNRLVDVLKGYFPQAIDCFEHRDTMVFCDLLTQWSTLSAVQQVSDEQLQQFFCEHHSRYKDCNARRIECLRNGIPLTQDSAIVESSQLMVQALVSQLRSLLTSVRQFEAQIDREFNQLPDAAIFAALPHAGTNLAPRLLLAFGEDRTRYQTAQDLLQYAGIAPVTERSGKKCWIHWRWGAPRFLRQTFIEWANESRKASLWAKAFYQAQKQAGKTHQAAIRALAFKWIRILFRCWQDRVPYDEAKYLLALHQKGSPLAQQILSQA, via the coding sequence ATGTGTGTTTGTATGGATTGTGCGGCTCAAACTCAAGAACATTGCGTGATTGGCGCTCGACCAGAAGCGATTGAAGCCTGGGCGATGCAATTGCGGGTGCGCTATGGAGGACAACCGATTGCTGTTTGCCTGGAACAGAAACGAGGACCGTTGATCTATGCATTGTGTAAGTACGAGTTCCTTGTCCTCTATTCCGTCAATCCTCAAACCGTCTCTAAGTATCGTCAAGTCTTTACTCCGAGTCGTGCAAAGGATGATCCGACGGATGCAGCACTGCAGGTTGAACTTCTTCGGAAACACCGGGATAAACTGACGGTTTGGCAACCTGCCAGCCCAATGCTCAGAAAACTGCAAGCACTCGTCGAATGGCGACGCACGCTGATTGAAGATATTGGACGCACGACCAATCGTCTCGTCGATGTGCTCAAAGGATACTTTCCTCAAGCGATTGACTGTTTCGAGCATCGCGATACGATGGTGTTCTGTGACCTTCTCACACAATGGTCAACTTTGAGTGCGGTGCAGCAAGTCAGCGATGAACAGTTGCAGCAGTTTTTCTGTGAGCATCATTCTCGCTACAAAGACTGCAATGCTCGTCGAATTGAGTGTTTACGCAACGGTATTCCACTCACGCAAGATTCGGCGATCGTCGAATCGTCTCAACTCATGGTGCAAGCCTTGGTCAGCCAACTTCGTAGCTTGCTCACATCGGTGCGTCAGTTTGAAGCCCAAATAGATCGCGAATTCAATCAACTGCCTGATGCTGCGATCTTTGCGGCGCTCCCTCATGCTGGAACTAACCTCGCGCCACGATTGCTGCTGGCGTTTGGAGAAGATCGCACTCGTTATCAAACTGCCCAAGACTTGTTGCAGTATGCAGGCATTGCTCCGGTAACCGAACGCAGTGGGAAAAAGTGTTGGATACATTGGCGTTGGGGAGCACCGAGATTCTTACGCCAAACCTTCATTGAGTGGGCGAATGAATCGCGCAAAGCGTCCCTCTGGGCAAAGGCATTCTATCAAGCTCAGAAACAAGCTGGAAAGACGCATCAAGCTGCAATTCGAGCACTGGCGTTTAAGTGGATTCGGATTCTATTTCGTTGCTGGCAAGACCGAGTTCCGTATGATGAAGCCAAGTACCTCCTGGCATTGCACCAAAAAGGGTCACCCTTAGCACAGCAAATTCTTTCACAAGCATGA
- a CDS encoding polysaccharide biosynthesis tyrosine autokinase: protein MLGNQVAKLGTELSVLATRQQVLNQAEAYWNGEVQRVPVLSRVFTDLDRERTVATESLNRLLQTRETLQIEAAQKEIPWQLIAPPELPTSPKESRERNLILGAIAGLLLGVAAALMSERFDKRLRTVADVKRLSKLPVLGVVPHETNPLGRGAMPQILQTMQSDHPRYDLSQYSQFTESFRSLYTNLCLLNTDHPVRSLVVSSPTAGDGKTTVALYLAQAAAAMGQRVLLVDTDLRSPQIADRLEVSNEQGLTELIARNLNPQDVVQRINALATAGNVDRAAVEPTNFSVLVGGKIPLDPTRLLSSQKMQRLNDYFKAMYDLVIFDAPPLLNFADSSLLANHTDGMLVVTRLGKTDREDLRQMLDTLQTARISVLGIVANQSSSGSDV, encoded by the coding sequence ATGTTAGGCAATCAAGTAGCAAAGCTAGGAACCGAGTTATCTGTCTTAGCAACACGACAGCAGGTTCTCAATCAAGCAGAAGCCTACTGGAATGGAGAAGTTCAACGAGTTCCTGTGCTCTCACGCGTGTTTACAGATCTCGATCGCGAGCGCACGGTTGCGACTGAAAGTTTAAATCGCCTCCTGCAAACTCGTGAAACGCTACAAATTGAGGCAGCACAGAAAGAAATTCCTTGGCAACTGATTGCGCCACCTGAACTTCCGACAAGTCCCAAGGAATCGCGAGAACGTAATTTGATCTTAGGCGCGATCGCAGGATTGCTGTTAGGGGTTGCGGCGGCTTTAATGTCGGAACGCTTTGACAAGCGGTTGCGGACAGTGGCTGATGTGAAAAGGCTGTCGAAACTGCCAGTTTTGGGTGTAGTTCCGCACGAAACGAATCCTTTAGGACGTGGGGCAATGCCACAGATTCTGCAAACGATGCAGAGCGATCACCCCAGGTACGATCTCAGTCAATACTCACAATTTACAGAATCGTTTCGATCGCTCTACACGAATCTTTGTTTGCTCAATACTGATCATCCTGTGCGATCGCTCGTGGTCAGTTCTCCAACTGCGGGAGATGGCAAGACTACCGTGGCACTTTATCTCGCTCAGGCGGCGGCGGCGATGGGTCAAAGAGTCTTGCTCGTGGACACGGATTTGCGGAGTCCTCAAATTGCAGATCGCTTAGAAGTTTCAAATGAGCAAGGGTTAACAGAACTGATTGCAAGAAATCTGAATCCTCAAGATGTTGTACAGCGGATCAATGCATTGGCAACGGCAGGCAATGTCGATCGTGCAGCAGTAGAGCCAACGAATTTCTCGGTGCTTGTTGGTGGAAAAATACCACTTGATCCGACACGATTGCTGTCCTCTCAGAAAATGCAGCGCCTGAATGACTATTTCAAAGCGATGTATGACCTCGTGATTTTTGATGCTCCCCCATTGTTGAACTTTGCAGATAGTAGTCTGCTCGCAAATCACACTGATGGTATGTTAGTCGTAACCAGATTAGGAAAAACCGATCGTGAAGATCTGCGGCAGATGCTAGATACCTTGCAGACCGCTCGAATTTCAGTGTTAGGGATTGTCGCAAATCAAAGTAGTTCAGGTTCCGACGTTTAA
- a CDS encoding alpha-amylase, protein MSEPNGVMMQYFHWYNSPDGNFWNELTENAEELANAGITSLWLPPAYKGLGGGYEVGYGVYDLYDLGEFDQKGSVRTKYGTKDEYLKAIKAAHDAGLQVYADVVFNHRMGADAEEEVEATPFNPDNRGEVIGEYKPIRAWTHFTFPGRNGKYSDMEWHWWHFDAIDYNADEADQNAIYLLKGKQFDANVDLEKGSFDYLMGCDLDMDNPEVREELKRWGEWYIDTTGVDGFRFDAVKHVKAGFFKEWFEHVRHYAQRDLFSVGEYWSAEVDALHYFLDVTDGRVALFDAPLHYNFHAASQAGDSYDMRQIFDNTLVQQQPALAVTLVDNHDSQSLQSLESPVESWFKPLAYALILLRAQGYPCIFYPDYYGACYKDRGNDGNEYEIWMDSHRWLIDKFLVARREFAYGDQYDYFDHPNLVGWTRLGNEEYPGGVAVLLSNGEGGSKHMEVGQPNRTYIDITEHVDEPVITNEHGWGEFRCNGGSVSVWVPQD, encoded by the coding sequence ATGTCTGAACCAAATGGCGTGATGATGCAATATTTCCATTGGTATAATTCACCGGATGGAAATTTCTGGAATGAATTGACCGAGAATGCTGAAGAACTAGCAAATGCTGGCATTACGTCGCTCTGGTTGCCTCCTGCTTACAAAGGGTTGGGTGGAGGATACGAGGTTGGGTATGGCGTGTATGACCTTTATGATCTGGGTGAATTTGATCAAAAGGGCAGCGTTCGGACAAAGTATGGAACCAAAGATGAATACTTAAAAGCAATTAAAGCAGCTCATGATGCGGGATTGCAGGTCTATGCTGATGTGGTATTCAATCATCGTATGGGTGCAGATGCAGAAGAAGAAGTAGAAGCAACCCCGTTCAATCCAGACAATCGAGGAGAAGTGATTGGGGAGTACAAGCCAATTCGAGCTTGGACACATTTCACCTTTCCAGGACGTAATGGCAAGTACTCGGATATGGAATGGCATTGGTGGCACTTTGATGCGATCGATTACAATGCAGATGAAGCAGACCAAAATGCAATCTACCTGCTTAAAGGCAAGCAGTTTGATGCGAATGTTGACCTTGAGAAAGGTAGCTTCGACTATCTCATGGGCTGTGACCTGGATATGGACAATCCTGAGGTGCGCGAAGAACTCAAGCGTTGGGGAGAATGGTATATCGACACAACGGGTGTCGATGGGTTTCGCTTTGATGCAGTGAAGCATGTGAAAGCAGGGTTTTTCAAAGAATGGTTTGAGCATGTGCGGCATTATGCTCAAAGAGATTTATTCTCAGTTGGTGAGTACTGGTCTGCTGAAGTCGATGCGTTGCACTACTTCTTAGATGTTACGGATGGTCGAGTCGCGCTGTTTGATGCGCCGTTGCACTATAACTTCCATGCAGCGAGCCAAGCAGGAGATAGTTATGATATGCGCCAAATTTTTGATAATACTTTGGTACAGCAGCAACCCGCACTTGCAGTAACGTTAGTTGATAACCATGATTCTCAGTCGTTACAGTCGCTGGAGTCTCCCGTCGAATCTTGGTTTAAGCCATTAGCATATGCGTTAATTTTACTCAGAGCACAGGGCTATCCTTGTATCTTTTATCCTGATTACTATGGAGCCTGTTACAAAGATAGAGGCAATGATGGGAATGAGTATGAGATTTGGATGGATAGCCATCGCTGGCTGATTGACAAGTTCTTAGTAGCGCGGCGAGAGTTTGCTTATGGCGACCAATATGATTACTTTGATCATCCGAATTTAGTCGGTTGGACGCGCTTGGGTAATGAAGAGTATCCGGGTGGCGTAGCAGTTCTGCTGAGTAATGGCGAAGGTGGCAGTAAGCATATGGAAGTGGGACAACCCAATCGCACTTACATTGATATTACTGAGCATGTCGATGAGCCTGTGATAACAAACGAGCATGGTTGGGGCGAATTCCGCTGTAATGGAGGTTCGGTTTCTGTTTGGGTTCCGCAAGACTAG
- a CDS encoding iron uptake porin produces the protein MANSIRHWKLWLAAPVALCWMQSAQASEKVQVSNSAIEAANLHAIVDKAKSDVKDATPGFERVLSVSELNAPDTQTPAEMAQVTSVSQLTDVRPTDWAFQALQSLVERYGCIAGYPDRTYRGNRALTRYEFAAGLNACLDRVNELIAASTADLVKKEDLDALQKLQEQFAAELATLRGRVDSLEARTTTLEKQQFSTTTKLFGNVWFNITGAGANRDVVFEGPAGSGNNTEGRFFATRTNGQPTRVVAEDPEITASFLAWLTLVTSFSGKDQLVTQLASGNGRSPYNQYASAGFYNASGVPFFDQTAGTTNGVSDIIIRDLFYSFPLNDAIKVTVGPRINWYRHFDGNRFLSIFGSGASFDTSNSTQSNTIDRGSGAVVEWQLNRQLKLAVGYLGENTEFLPSQFGFNTSSSPRFGLFGGTNTASAELTYSPSSNINLSLQYNYSRIQAYGGQVGGAIGEPIPYGYLDAGPGFSEGGIGGGLRYATASMFGVNFDWLITPGIGLFGRYSFANLTLNPIDAKVRTQSFQVGAAFPDLGKKGAQATVAFVMPMDITRGRQFFASGGGDGGTQYELEASYFYPLSEKIAIVPTFYAIFNPNNFESNPTVFVGNIRTQFSF, from the coding sequence ATGGCAAATTCTATTCGACACTGGAAGCTGTGGTTAGCAGCTCCAGTCGCGTTATGTTGGATGCAATCTGCTCAAGCGTCAGAAAAAGTCCAAGTTTCTAATTCAGCGATCGAGGCAGCGAATTTACACGCGATCGTCGATAAAGCAAAATCCGATGTAAAAGATGCAACTCCGGGTTTTGAGCGTGTTCTAAGCGTTTCCGAACTCAATGCGCCTGATACTCAAACTCCGGCTGAGATGGCTCAAGTCACCTCAGTATCTCAGTTGACCGATGTTCGCCCGACCGACTGGGCATTCCAAGCCTTGCAGTCTCTCGTCGAGCGCTACGGCTGTATTGCAGGCTATCCTGACCGAACGTATCGTGGCAATCGCGCGCTAACCCGCTATGAATTTGCAGCAGGTCTAAATGCTTGTCTCGATCGCGTCAACGAACTGATCGCCGCTTCAACTGCTGATCTGGTTAAAAAAGAAGACCTTGACGCACTACAAAAGCTGCAAGAACAATTTGCCGCCGAACTTGCAACCTTACGTGGTCGCGTGGACTCTCTCGAAGCCCGCACCACTACCCTTGAGAAACAGCAATTCTCAACTACGACAAAACTGTTCGGAAACGTCTGGTTCAATATCACAGGTGCAGGTGCAAACCGCGATGTCGTCTTTGAAGGTCCTGCAGGTAGCGGAAACAATACAGAAGGACGATTCTTTGCAACGCGAACGAATGGACAGCCGACTCGGGTTGTCGCTGAAGATCCAGAAATTACAGCAAGTTTCTTAGCTTGGTTAACGTTAGTCACGTCATTTAGCGGGAAAGATCAGTTAGTTACTCAGCTAGCATCCGGTAACGGTCGATCGCCCTACAACCAATACGCTTCAGCAGGCTTTTACAATGCCAGCGGTGTTCCTTTCTTCGATCAAACGGCTGGGACAACCAATGGAGTCAGCGACATCATTATCCGGGACTTGTTCTATAGCTTCCCGCTCAATGATGCAATTAAAGTGACGGTCGGCCCTCGCATCAACTGGTATCGCCACTTTGATGGCAACCGCTTCTTGTCCATCTTTGGCTCTGGAGCAAGCTTTGATACCTCGAATAGTACTCAGTCGAATACAATCGATCGCGGTTCCGGTGCAGTTGTAGAATGGCAACTGAACAGGCAACTCAAGCTTGCGGTGGGCTATCTGGGTGAGAACACCGAATTTCTTCCTTCCCAATTTGGCTTCAATACCTCTAGCTCTCCCAGATTTGGACTCTTTGGCGGCACGAATACTGCATCTGCGGAACTCACCTATTCTCCGAGCAGCAATATTAATTTGAGCCTGCAATATAACTATTCGCGAATTCAAGCCTATGGTGGACAAGTCGGAGGCGCGATCGGTGAACCAATCCCTTATGGCTATCTGGATGCAGGTCCCGGTTTCTCAGAAGGTGGGATCGGAGGCGGTCTGCGCTATGCCACCGCCAGTATGTTCGGCGTGAATTTTGACTGGTTGATTACGCCTGGAATTGGGCTGTTTGGACGCTATAGCTTTGCGAATCTCACCCTGAATCCGATCGATGCCAAAGTGAGAACACAATCGTTCCAAGTTGGAGCAGCTTTCCCAGATTTGGGTAAAAAAGGCGCGCAAGCAACAGTGGCATTTGTGATGCCGATGGACATTACGAGAGGTCGCCAATTCTTCGCTTCTGGGGGTGGAGACGGCGGAACGCAGTATGAGCTAGAAGCCTCATATTTCTACCCACTTTCGGAAAAAATCGCGATCGTGCCGACGTTCTATGCGATTTTCAATCCCAACAACTTTGAAAGCAACCCAACCGTGTTTGTCGGTAATATTCGCACCCAGTTCAGCTTCTAG
- a CDS encoding DUF2339 domain-containing protein codes for MKVFQFSPHELEALPKTEDNRLLFQGRTFVEDFNVSQRVYQRVIEQLRQQDDETTFCLVVEMETGYMTWREVKPSPAPMAAHVTEVISLNQPPQDTVSILPVTETSILDPDQATQVVQPELAELEQAEAIPVEPSTLEVPESPATDVPSPQQPPMRKYRGVPYASPVIEVPDSSASDVPSPQQPPMRKYRGVSY; via the coding sequence ATGAAAGTATTTCAATTCAGTCCACATGAGTTAGAAGCGTTGCCCAAGACAGAAGATAATCGGCTGCTCTTTCAAGGCAGAACGTTTGTTGAAGATTTCAATGTGTCTCAACGTGTCTATCAGCGTGTCATTGAGCAGTTGCGGCAGCAAGATGACGAGACAACCTTCTGCCTCGTGGTTGAGATGGAAACAGGCTATATGACCTGGCGAGAAGTGAAGCCTTCCCCTGCTCCAATGGCAGCACATGTTACCGAAGTGATCTCGCTCAATCAGCCACCGCAAGACACGGTTAGCATACTGCCAGTGACCGAGACGAGTATTCTCGATCCCGATCAAGCGACACAAGTGGTGCAACCTGAGTTGGCAGAGTTGGAGCAGGCTGAGGCGATTCCGGTAGAGCCATCGACACTCGAGGTTCCGGAGTCACCCGCAACCGACGTGCCTTCTCCGCAACAACCTCCGATGCGCAAGTATCGAGGAGTCCCCTATGCTTCTCCGGTGATTGAAGTTCCGGATTCATCTGCATCTGACGTGCCTTCTCCGCAACAACCTCCGATGCGCAAGTACCGGGGGGTGTCCTATTAA
- a CDS encoding M1 family metallopeptidase codes for MLHELMHDTDNNGYKSFELPGARPHYNPDRPGQVEHIALDLIFDIPNQSYRGTCKIRLNPVRNQIDRLTLDAVNLNIEKITIDNVSQPFDYDGELLNIQLKQPTKIAERIELVIAYHVEKPQRGIYFIAPDEHYPNKPTQVWTQGEDEDSRFWFPCFDYPGQLATSEIRVEIPKPFIAVSNGDLIATEDKGDTHIFHWYQREIHPTYLMTLAIGDFAELRDEWNGKPVTYYVEKGREDQARLSMSKTPRMIEFYSQKYGYSYAFPKYAQVCVDDFIFGGMENTSTTLLTDRCLLDERAAIDNRSTESLVAHELAHQWFGDLIVIKHWSHAWIKEGMASYAEVMWFEEEYGREEALYYLLGQARQYLDEDSSRYRRSLVTHVYREAIELYDRHIYEKGSCVYHMIRAELGDELFYSAIATFLKDNAHRTVETIDLLRAIEKTTGRNLTFLFDQYVYRGGHPDFKLGYSYDADSNLAKITVTQTQPDLFDLRIPIALRYIDGDSKLLKVRVHEKEQSFYFPCDRKPDFISFDVDNYHLKTVTLEYPLPELKAQLQHDPDPVSRIYAAQAIAKKGGLEAVKALSEALQNDPFWGVRAEVAESLATIKLDQAVEAVLAGLSDPEARVRKSIVTSLAQIATPESYKALATIVEKGDASYYTEAAALRSFGKVAASGLSDSSEADTLSLIDSVLKQRQGWNEIVRAGAIGALSQLKTSESALNLILDYTQPGVPQPLRLAAIRALGAISTGQDKLNLERILDRLKVLSRETFFLTQVAVAVALGQMETTKAIAVLQSLADQTPDGRVRRIAEESIQTVQKNAGSDKALKQLREELDQLKQENQDLKSRLENLEAKAK; via the coding sequence ATGCTGCACGAACTCATGCACGATACAGACAATAATGGATACAAATCCTTCGAGCTACCCGGCGCACGTCCGCACTACAATCCCGATCGCCCTGGACAAGTTGAGCATATTGCGCTCGATTTGATTTTCGACATCCCGAATCAAAGCTATCGAGGCACTTGCAAGATTCGGTTGAACCCAGTTCGCAACCAGATCGATCGATTAACGTTAGATGCAGTCAATCTCAATATTGAAAAGATTACGATCGACAACGTTTCACAGCCGTTTGACTATGACGGAGAGCTATTAAACATTCAGCTAAAACAGCCGACTAAAATTGCAGAAAGAATCGAGTTAGTCATTGCCTACCACGTCGAGAAACCTCAACGCGGTATCTACTTCATTGCCCCAGACGAACATTATCCGAATAAGCCGACTCAAGTTTGGACGCAAGGCGAAGATGAAGATTCGCGGTTTTGGTTTCCCTGCTTTGACTATCCTGGACAGCTTGCTACTTCTGAAATTCGCGTCGAGATTCCAAAACCTTTTATCGCTGTTTCAAACGGTGATCTGATTGCTACTGAAGACAAAGGTGACACCCACATCTTCCATTGGTATCAGCGAGAAATTCATCCGACTTATCTGATGACGTTAGCGATCGGAGATTTTGCCGAACTACGCGATGAATGGAACGGCAAACCTGTCACTTACTATGTCGAGAAAGGACGAGAAGATCAAGCTCGTCTGAGCATGAGTAAAACGCCTCGCATGATTGAGTTTTATAGTCAAAAGTATGGCTACTCTTATGCTTTTCCCAAATATGCTCAAGTCTGCGTTGATGACTTCATTTTTGGAGGGATGGAGAATACATCGACAACGTTACTCACCGATCGCTGTTTACTCGACGAACGTGCCGCGATCGACAATCGCAGTACCGAATCTTTAGTTGCTCACGAGCTTGCGCATCAGTGGTTTGGCGATTTGATCGTGATCAAGCACTGGTCACATGCGTGGATCAAAGAAGGTATGGCTTCTTATGCAGAAGTTATGTGGTTCGAGGAAGAATACGGGCGAGAAGAAGCACTGTATTACTTACTGGGTCAAGCGAGACAGTATTTAGATGAAGACTCCTCGCGCTATCGGCGATCGCTCGTAACTCATGTGTATCGAGAAGCGATCGAGCTTTACGATCGACATATCTATGAAAAAGGGTCGTGTGTCTATCACATGATTCGAGCAGAACTTGGTGATGAACTGTTTTACAGCGCGATCGCAACTTTTCTCAAAGACAATGCTCATCGAACCGTAGAAACGATCGATTTACTCAGAGCGATCGAGAAAACAACCGGGCGCAATCTTACCTTCTTGTTTGATCAATATGTCTATCGCGGTGGACATCCCGATTTCAAACTTGGCTACAGCTATGACGCAGATAGCAACCTAGCAAAGATTACGGTGACTCAAACTCAACCCGACTTATTTGATCTGAGAATCCCGATCGCGCTACGCTACATCGACGGTGACTCGAAACTCTTGAAAGTTCGAGTGCATGAAAAAGAGCAAAGCTTTTACTTCCCCTGCGATCGCAAGCCTGATTTCATTAGCTTTGATGTCGATAACTATCACCTTAAAACGGTGACGTTAGAGTATCCGCTACCCGAACTCAAAGCACAATTGCAGCATGACCCTGATCCTGTTTCCAGAATTTATGCCGCACAAGCGATCGCGAAAAAAGGCGGACTCGAAGCAGTCAAAGCACTTTCTGAGGCTTTGCAAAACGATCCATTCTGGGGAGTTCGTGCTGAAGTCGCAGAAAGCCTAGCCACGATCAAACTCGATCAAGCCGTTGAAGCTGTGCTTGCTGGATTGAGCGATCCTGAAGCACGAGTGAGAAAATCGATCGTCACAAGCCTCGCTCAAATTGCAACGCCGGAAAGCTACAAAGCACTCGCTACAATCGTTGAAAAAGGCGATGCGAGTTACTACACCGAAGCTGCCGCACTTCGGAGTTTCGGGAAAGTAGCTGCTTCGGGGCTGAGTGATTCTTCAGAAGCAGACACGTTAAGCTTGATCGACTCCGTTCTCAAGCAGCGTCAAGGTTGGAATGAAATTGTTCGAGCAGGCGCGATCGGAGCACTGAGCCAACTCAAAACGTCTGAATCTGCCCTGAATCTCATTCTGGACTACACGCAACCCGGCGTACCTCAACCTCTGCGTCTTGCTGCAATTCGAGCACTTGGCGCAATCTCAACCGGACAAGACAAGCTCAACTTAGAGCGCATTCTCGATCGACTGAAAGTTCTCTCGCGTGAGACATTCTTCCTAACTCAAGTCGCGGTTGCAGTCGCCTTAGGACAAATGGAAACAACAAAAGCGATCGCAGTTCTGCAATCGCTTGCGGATCAAACCCCTGATGGTCGCGTTCGCCGCATTGCCGAAGAATCCATTCAAACGGTGCAAAAAAATGCAGGTTCTGACAAAGCTCTCAAACAGCTTCGAGAAGAACTCGATCAACTCAAGCAAGAAAACCAGGATCTCAAGAGTCGCCTAGAAAATCTAGAAGCCAAGGCAAAGTAG
- a CDS encoding histidine phosphatase family protein, translating into MALTLYFIRHGETIYSRTGGFCGSLDPDLTPEGLEMAEAFAAAYSHLDWTAAYVSPMKRTIATAKPLCDVVGLEMQLRDGLKELQFGEWEGKTQDEVRKNDSENYIDWMTEPAWNPPPGGETAVQIDSRSELVISEITATHKSGNVLVVSHKSTLRIVLCGLLGIDLGRYRDRIDMPAASVSVVEFGKYGPQLKRLGDRSFMSESLRSRPGT; encoded by the coding sequence ATGGCATTAACGCTCTACTTCATCCGCCACGGCGAAACGATCTATAGTCGCACTGGCGGATTCTGCGGTTCGCTCGATCCCGACCTCACTCCTGAAGGACTCGAAATGGCAGAAGCCTTTGCCGCAGCCTATTCTCATCTCGATTGGACAGCCGCCTATGTCAGCCCGATGAAACGCACGATCGCGACTGCAAAGCCGCTCTGTGACGTAGTTGGACTAGAAATGCAATTACGAGACGGATTAAAAGAACTTCAATTTGGTGAATGGGAAGGCAAAACTCAAGACGAGGTTCGGAAAAATGATTCAGAGAACTATATAGACTGGATGACAGAACCCGCCTGGAATCCTCCCCCTGGCGGAGAAACAGCAGTCCAGATTGATAGCCGATCAGAACTCGTCATTTCTGAAATTACCGCAACTCATAAATCAGGCAATGTCTTAGTTGTCTCACATAAATCCACGTTGCGGATTGTGCTGTGTGGCTTGCTCGGCATTGATTTAGGGCGATATCGCGATCGCATCGACATGCCTGCGGCTTCTGTCAGTGTGGTGGAATTCGGCAAATATGGACCGCAATTGAAACGACTGGGCGATCGCTCTTTTATGAGTGAAAGTTTACGATCGCGCCCAGGAACATGA